One region of Seriola aureovittata isolate HTS-2021-v1 ecotype China chromosome 15, ASM2101889v1, whole genome shotgun sequence genomic DNA includes:
- the scn4bb gene encoding sodium channel, voltage-gated, type IV, beta b: MEVLCFGVEPPGLGPPHRAVGLIFSMLLGVWSAQALEMSVGKIPFLQAVNGSTVMLPCTYSSCIGIKNLYFNWQFNDNGTMQKVCESTIASEEVEPNVNVLRERVEFVGKNHHNNISILLWNITFEDGGQYTCFGRNPKEKDKNHSAIFTLIVVDELRVVDNTLTIMIASAVGGAIALLMGFMLLKNFTLFVISKLEEKNKECLVTSSGIDNTENGLSGSKADSKPTPKKK, from the exons ATGGAGGTCCTGTGTTTTGGGGTTGAACCCCCAGGGCTGGGCCCTCCACACAGAGCCGTCGGCCTGATCTTCTCCATGCTGCTTG GTGTGTGGTCTGCTCAAGCCCTTGAGATGTCTGTGGGGAAGATTCCCTTCCTCCAGGCAGTGAACGGCAGCACAGTCATGCTGCCTTGCACATACTCGAGCTGCATCGGCATCAAGAACCTCTACTTCAACTGGCAGTTCAATGACAACGGCACCATGCAGAAG GTGTGCGAGTCAACGATAGCATCAGAGGAGGTGGAGCCAAATGTGAATGTATTACGAGAGCGGGTGGAGTTTGTGGGGAAGAACCATCACAACAACATCTCCATCTTGCTGTGGAACATCACCTTCGAGGACGGAGGCCAATACACTTGTTTTGGACGCAACCCAAAAGAGAAGGACAAGAACCACAGTGCCATCTTCACCCTCATTGTGGTGGACGAGT TGAGGGTGGTGGACAACACACTGACCATCATGATAGCTTCGGCTGTAGGCGGAGCCATTGCGTTGCTGATGGGCTTCATGTTGCTCAAGAACTTCACTCTCTTTGTTATTTCCAAGCTTGAGGAGAAAAA TAAGGAGTGCCTTGTTACTTCATCAGGGATCGACAACACAGAAAATGGCCTCTCAGGATCCAAAGCTGACTCCAAACCAACaccaaaaaagaaatga